A region from the Solibacillus sp. FSL H8-0523 genome encodes:
- a CDS encoding DUF951 domain-containing protein → MEAKQYELQDVVEMKKQHPCGTNAWKIIRLGADIRIKCEGCGHSVMIARREFEKKMKKVLNKSNEL, encoded by the coding sequence TGGAAGCAAAACAATATGAGCTACAGGATGTTGTTGAAATGAAAAAGCAGCATCCCTGTGGAACGAATGCCTGGAAAATTATTCGCCTTGGCGCAGATATTCGTATTAAATGCGAAGGCTGCGGTCATAGTGTAATGATTGCACGCCGAGAATTTGAGAAGAAAATGAAAAAGGTGTTAAATAAGTCGAACGAGCTTTAA